Part of the Candidatus Chlorohelix allophototropha genome, CTTTTGCTATCTGAATCCTGAATATACTTTCCCCGAAATAAAGGACTCCGGTGAGCCAATAATCAAAACGGAGGGTTTAGGACATCCTTTGATTGCCCCGGATGCCAAAGTTTGCAATGACTTTTCGATGCGTTGGCAGCATACACAACTTGCCTTGATAACGGGGTCGAATATGGCAGGCAAAAGCTCTTTCCTGAGAGCAGTGGGCGTAAATTTGAGCCTCGCTTACGCCGGTGCGCCGGTAAACGCCGCCAACTTTACCACCTCGCTTTTCCGGCTTTACAGTTGCATCCGAGTAAGCGACTCGGTGACAGACGGCTTTTCTTATTTCTATGCGGAAGTGCGGCGCTTGAAAAGTTTGCTGGAATCTGCGCGTGCTGCCTCAGCACAACCGCTTTTCTATTTAATTGATGAAATCTTCCGAGGCACAAACAACCGCGAACGGTTAGTGGGTAGTCGAGCTTACCTCCAAACACTACTCACCGAGAATTGCATGGGCTTGGTTGCTACACACGATCTCGAATTGGTTAAACTCGAAACCGAAGCCGCCTTGCTCAAGAATTACCATTTCAAAGAAGATGTTCGCGAGGGTAAAATGTTGTTCGATTTCAAGCTCAGGTCGGGACCCTGCCCCACCACTAATGCTTTGTTGATAATGCGTTTAGAGGGTCTTCCGGTTGGAGAAGATTGAACGGCATCAACTCTTCGACTTCCCCAGATAAACCTCACAAGCATCATCCTGACATGCCACTTCTTGCTTGCCCATCAGCAAATAGCGATTGTCGGCTACCAGCAAATAAGCCGATTGCGCCAACACATCGAAACCCGGCACTTTCCAGAGATAGGATAGCGGTTTAAGCCCCTTATTTAAATACAAAATATAGCGAACTGCTTGCGCCCCTTTGATAATTTTGCCTTCAGGGGTCACAATGTGCATTTCACGTTGCGCCGCTTTTGCTTTGATATGGTAACGCGCTTGAATTTCAGGGTTATTTATGTCAAGTGGCTTTATACTACCCTTTGGAGCCAGCTTCAAAGCCTGTTGACTGCTGGCGGTGCAAAAGCGACAGGTGGCATCGTATAGCAATAACGCCGGGGGCTTTTTAATAATACTCATTTTATATACCTCGCTCTAATGCTAGCAGCCATCGGAATTGATGTCAATCATTATAGTGAGTGAACAGGTCAGAACTATTGATAAAAATCGTTTCCCTACTACCCCACCGTCCAATATCTTCCGTTGGTTCAAAACCTCTGGGCGCTGTTTCAAACTCAATGACTTTTTGAGCATTGCGGTGAGGAATAAAGAAGGTAATGTCAATTCTCTTGTAACTGCGAAATGAAATAGGCTCAAACGAATCCTAAAATAACATTCCAATTGCGAAATAATTTTTTATAACTGCGAAAAAGTATGAGATTCTCTCATAACTGCGAAAAAAGTATTTTGAACTCAAAATCTCCAATAACTGCTTAGTCGGCAAGTTTTTTTTCTCAGAAGTATTGAAATAAAACCAACTAACTTCTATGCATTTGAAAGGTTTCCACACCTAGTGAATTTATTTAAATTCGCTTACCCTGATGTGTAATAATTCTTTTTATTGTTAGGGCTGAGCGTTTTTACTTTACAATCTCGAGCTTAGCTCGAGATTGAACAAAACAGGTTAATAACAAGCGGCAAAAGCTAGCCGTTCAAGTTCAGCCCGGGTAACTAAACAGATTTCTGGGTAAGAAGGGGATGTCTGAAAACTAAATTCCCTCCACAATCCCCTTCTTACCCCGGCTAAAAGATCACCGAAAGTCAAATGCTCCTTGCGATACCAGGCACTCTGCGCTGGTTTTAATTTCCCTGCCTGATACAGCTTCTCGCCTATCAATGCTACCAGGTTGTATAGCCCTAATAGTAATGGAGTGCTTCGCTCACTCGCCCTGTCACTCCAGTACCGCTGGGTTTCAAAGCCTAAATGGGCTCGGCTTTCTTCAAATGTTACTTCCAGTGACCACCTTTTCACAAATTCAACTACTATTTCCCCGGTTGGTTGCCCCAGATCGGTAGAGAAAAAGGCTCGAACCTGCTCTTCTTTCTCCGGGTCTCGTACCAACACCCACCTGATCGGTAGTGGGGTCTCCCCGGTGTGATACCATAATGCAGTTCCGCTACTCAGTTCTAACCTTTTGAGCTTTCCTCCATACCATTCTAATTGGCTAAATTAAATTGCCAACTGGTGGTTGCATCTGTCAGGCGTTCGTTTAGATTTGGTTGCCGCTTGCCTACCACTCTTGGTCTGCCCGTCCAGGCTCGCAAATCTCCCACCGGGTCGAATAGCCTAGCATCCAGTCTAAGCGGGGCAATCAATGTAATATCAAGCTCCCGGCACTGGTGCCCAAATTTAAGGGCACTGTAAGCGCTATCGCCCACCAGTTTCAGTTTTAGCTTGGGCTACCACCGTCTCATTACCCTGAGTAGTTGAGCCGCTACCTCCAATACTGTCTTATGCCGCACCCCTAATTTCTGGCTGGTTTTAGGGGTAAGAACGGTAGCAGTTAAAAAAGGTAAAGCCCAGTACAAAGCGCTCCAGGGCACTTTTACCGCTAGGGCTATCGCAGACCACTATTGGTTATATTAAGTCCACCACTGGAAAGCAGGCTATCCCGCCAATGACCTCGTTTGCTTAGTTTGCGACCCCAACGCCGTTCTAACGTTTCATCAATTACCAGGGTAACTTCCTGGTCAGAACCTACAAACTGTTGCAGCAGGACTGCCAATAAGGTACGGCTAAGCAAAAGGGTAGAATAACGTGCCTGGTTGAGCAGATGGTGGAATTTGGCATAATTAGGGTTATTGGCTAATCCCAGGTAACGCAGAGCCGCGCTAACCGTATGCCGACCCCTGGTTAATATTACCCCGGAAAACAACAACAGCATTTTCTGAAAAGTAGGGCGGGTAAAATGTGGGCGGAAATGCCCCAACACGGTTATAATTTCAGTTGGAAGGAACATTTTCTCCTCGCTTTCGATAGTGGTTTGGTGATTACTATCTTAGCAGAGCTCTGTTCCTTCCTTTTTATTTGCTTGTTAAAGTCCTATTTTTGTTCAAACTCGAGCTTAGACAGAGTAGAATTGTGAGATAAATCATTTGAAACAACCGCAATTATTATTAGTCTTATACTAAACTAGTCGCGATGAAGAGTCTTTTGAATAAAGTTTTCTGCCACCGCTGCACCACCTTCAAATTAGAGCGTTTGAGCGCGAGTTTCCGCTTTTATTTCTGAGAATAGCATAGCATATTAAGTCCAGAGTAGCGGTTAAAAGCTTTAGCATGACTGAACTTTAACCCTAAAAGGGTATTTTAATACTGTGAATTAATTGTATAATATTTTTACTAGATTTTAACCTTTATTTACGACAATGGGTAGCGTCGGAAAGCGGGGTCTTATGCCTTTAGAAAATACTCAGCTTGGTGCATATCGGTTACTTTCCCCCGTAGGTCGGGGTGGAATGGCTGAAGTATGGCTAGCAAATCAACTTAATTTGAATCGTGAAGTCGCCATAAAAATTATTCCCAATCGTAATGATACCAATGACGAGCTTAATATTACCGCTCGTTTCGAACGTGAAGCACGTGCTATTGCTCGTCTTGACCACCCTGCTATCCTGCCTGTGATTGATTTCGGTAACACTGATGAGTATCTCTATTTGGTGATGCCTTACCTACGTGGTGGTAGTTTGCAGGAACGTATCAAGCGCGAGACACTAACCCGCGTGCAGGCTTTCGAGATTTTCGGGCAAGTTTTGAGCGGGTTGACTTATGCCCACTCTCGCGGAATAATTCATCGTGATCTTAAGCCCGCTAATATACTGCTATATGATGAACGACGCGCCG contains:
- a CDS encoding thiol-disulfide oxidoreductase DCC family protein; this encodes MSIIKKPPALLLYDATCRFCTASSQQALKLAPKGSIKPLDINNPEIQARYHIKAKAAQREMHIVTPEGKIIKGAQAVRYILYLNKGLKPLSYLWKVPGFDVLAQSAYLLVADNRYLLMGKQEVACQDDACEVYLGKSKS
- a CDS encoding transposase yields the protein MFLPTEIITVLGHFRPHFTRPTFQKMLLLFSGVILTRGRHTVSAALRYLGLANNPNYAKFHHLLNQARYSTLLLSRTLLAVLLQQFVGSDQEVTLVIDETLERRWGRKLSKRGHWRDSLLSSGGLNITNSGLR